Proteins encoded by one window of Arabidopsis thaliana chromosome 2, partial sequence:
- the BBX12 gene encoding B-box type zinc finger protein with CCT domain-containing protein (B-box type zinc finger protein with CCT domain; FUNCTIONS IN: sequence-specific DNA binding transcription factor activity, zinc ion binding; INVOLVED IN: regulation of transcription; LOCATED IN: intracellular; EXPRESSED IN: 19 plant structures; EXPRESSED DURING: 8 growth stages; CONTAINS InterPro DOMAIN/s: CCT domain (InterPro:IPR010402), Zinc finger, B-box (InterPro:IPR000315); BEST Arabidopsis thaliana protein match is: B-box type zinc finger protein with CCT domain (TAIR:AT1G28050.1); Has 3455 Blast hits to 2237 proteins in 130 species: Archae - 0; Bacteria - 0; Metazoa - 0; Fungi - 3; Plants - 3332; Viruses - 0; Other Eukaryotes - 120 (source: NCBI BLink).) — protein sequence MGTSTTESVVACEFCGERTAVLFCRADTAKLCLPCDQHVHSANLLSRKHVRSQICDNCSKEPVSVRCFTDNLVLCQECDWDVHGSCSSSATHERSAVEGFSGCPSVLELAAVWGIDLKGKKKEDDEDELTKNFGMGLDSWGSGSNIVQELIVPYDVSCKKQSFSFGRSKQVVFEQLELLKRGFVEGEGEIMVPEGINGGGSISQPSPTTSFTSLLMSQSLCGNGMQWNATNHSTGQNTQIWDFNLGQSRNPDEPSPVETKGSTFTFNNVTHLKNDTRTTNMNAFKESYQQEDSVHSTSTKGQETSKSNNIPAAIHSHKSSNDSCGLHCTEHIAITSNRATRLVAVTNADLEQMAQNRDNAMQRYKEKKKTRRYDKTIRYETRKARAETRLRVKGRFVKATDP from the exons ATGGGTACTTCTACTACAGAGAGTGTGGTGGCGTGTGAATTTTGCGGCGAGAGAACGGCGGTTCTGTTTTGTAGAGCCGATACGGCGAAGCTTTGTTTGCCTTGTGACCAGCACGTGCACTCGGCGAACCTTCTCTCGAGGAAGCATGTTCGTTCTCAGATCTGTGATAACTGTAGCAAAGAGCCGGTGTCCGTACGTTGCTTCACAGATAATCTCGTATTGTGTCAGGAGTGTGATTGGGATGTTCACGGAAGCTGTTCCTCCTCCGCGACGCATGAACGCTCCGCCGTGGAAGGGTTTTCAGGTTGTCCTTCGGTTTTGGAGCTTGCTGCTGTGTGGGGAATCGATTTAAAgggtaagaagaaagaagatgacgaAGACGAATTGACTAAGAATTTTGGGATGGGGTTGGATTCGTGGGGTTCTGGATCTAACATCGTTCAAGAACTGATTGTTCCTTATGATGTGTCTTGCAAAAAGCAAAGCTTTAGCTTTGGGAGGTCTAAGCAGGTAGTGTTTGAACAGCTTGAGTTACTGAAGAGAGGCTTCGTTGAAGGCGAAGGAGAGATTATGGTTCCGGAGGGAATCAATGGCGGAGGAAGCATTTCTCAGCCATCTCCGACGACGTCGTTTACTTCTTTGCTTATGTCTCAAAGTCTTTGTGGTAATGGTATGCAATGGAATGCTACTAATCATAGCACTGGCCAGAACACTCAG ATATGGGATTTTAACTTGGGACAGTCGAGGAACCCTGATGAACCTAGTCCAGTCGAAACTAAAGGCTCTACTTTCACATTCAACAACGTTACTCATCTCAAGAACGATACCCGAACCACCAATATGAATGCTTTCAAAGAGAGTTACCAG CAGGAGGATTCCGTCCACTCAACTTCTACCAAGGGACAGGAAACATCTAAGAGCAACAATATTCCTGCTGCCATTCACTCGCATAAAAGTTCTAACGACTCCTGTGGCTTGCATTGCACGGAACATATTGCTATTACTAGTAATAGAGCCACAAGATTGGTGGCGGTAACGAATGCTGATCTAGAGCAGATGGCACAGAACAGAGATAATGCTATGCAGCGGtacaaggaaaagaagaaaacgcgGAG ATATGATAAGACCATAAGATATGAAACGAGGAAGGCGAGAGCCGAGACCAGGTTGCGTGTTAAGGGCAGATTTGTGAAAGCTACAGATCCTTAG
- the BBX12 gene encoding B-box type zinc finger protein with CCT domain-containing protein (B-box type zinc finger protein with CCT domain; FUNCTIONS IN: sequence-specific DNA binding transcription factor activity, zinc ion binding; INVOLVED IN: regulation of transcription; LOCATED IN: intracellular; EXPRESSED IN: 19 plant structures; EXPRESSED DURING: 8 growth stages; CONTAINS InterPro DOMAIN/s: CCT domain (InterPro:IPR010402), Zinc finger, B-box (InterPro:IPR000315); BEST Arabidopsis thaliana protein match is: B-box type zinc finger protein with CCT domain (TAIR:AT1G28050.1); Has 35333 Blast hits to 34131 proteins in 2444 species: Archae - 798; Bacteria - 22429; Metazoa - 974; Fungi - 991; Plants - 531; Viruses - 0; Other Eukaryotes - 9610 (source: NCBI BLink).), whose product MGTSTTESVVACEFCGERTAVLFCRADTAKLCLPCDQHVHSANLLSRKHVRSQICDNCSKEPVSVRCFTDNLVLCQECDWDVHGSCSSSATHERSAVEGFSGCPSVLELAAVWGIDLKGKKKEDDEDELTKNFGMGLDSWGSGSNIVQELIVPYDVSCKKQSFSFGRSKQVVFEQLELLKRGFVEGEGEIMVPEGINGGGSISQPSPTTSFTSLLMSQSLCGNGMQWNATNHSTGQNTQIWDFNLGQSRNPDEPSPVETKGSTFTFNNVTHLKNDTRTTNMNAFKESYQEDSVHSTSTKGQETSKSNNIPAAIHSHKSSNDSCGLHCTEHIAITSNRATRLVAVTNADLEQMAQNRDNAMQRYKEKKKTRRYDKTIRYETRKARAETRLRVKGRFVKATDP is encoded by the exons ATGGGTACTTCTACTACAGAGAGTGTGGTGGCGTGTGAATTTTGCGGCGAGAGAACGGCGGTTCTGTTTTGTAGAGCCGATACGGCGAAGCTTTGTTTGCCTTGTGACCAGCACGTGCACTCGGCGAACCTTCTCTCGAGGAAGCATGTTCGTTCTCAGATCTGTGATAACTGTAGCAAAGAGCCGGTGTCCGTACGTTGCTTCACAGATAATCTCGTATTGTGTCAGGAGTGTGATTGGGATGTTCACGGAAGCTGTTCCTCCTCCGCGACGCATGAACGCTCCGCCGTGGAAGGGTTTTCAGGTTGTCCTTCGGTTTTGGAGCTTGCTGCTGTGTGGGGAATCGATTTAAAgggtaagaagaaagaagatgacgaAGACGAATTGACTAAGAATTTTGGGATGGGGTTGGATTCGTGGGGTTCTGGATCTAACATCGTTCAAGAACTGATTGTTCCTTATGATGTGTCTTGCAAAAAGCAAAGCTTTAGCTTTGGGAGGTCTAAGCAGGTAGTGTTTGAACAGCTTGAGTTACTGAAGAGAGGCTTCGTTGAAGGCGAAGGAGAGATTATGGTTCCGGAGGGAATCAATGGCGGAGGAAGCATTTCTCAGCCATCTCCGACGACGTCGTTTACTTCTTTGCTTATGTCTCAAAGTCTTTGTGGTAATGGTATGCAATGGAATGCTACTAATCATAGCACTGGCCAGAACACTCAG ATATGGGATTTTAACTTGGGACAGTCGAGGAACCCTGATGAACCTAGTCCAGTCGAAACTAAAGGCTCTACTTTCACATTCAACAACGTTACTCATCTCAAGAACGATACCCGAACCACCAATATGAATGCTTTCAAAGAGAGTTACCAG GAGGATTCCGTCCACTCAACTTCTACCAAGGGACAGGAAACATCTAAGAGCAACAATATTCCTGCTGCCATTCACTCGCATAAAAGTTCTAACGACTCCTGTGGCTTGCATTGCACGGAACATATTGCTATTACTAGTAATAGAGCCACAAGATTGGTGGCGGTAACGAATGCTGATCTAGAGCAGATGGCACAGAACAGAGATAATGCTATGCAGCGGtacaaggaaaagaagaaaacgcgGAG ATATGATAAGACCATAAGATATGAAACGAGGAAGGCGAGAGCCGAGACCAGGTTGCGTGTTAAGGGCAGATTTGTGAAAGCTACAGATCCTTAG
- a CDS encoding cysteine-rich/transmembrane domain protein A (unknown protein; Has 68 Blast hits to 68 proteins in 18 species: Archae - 0; Bacteria - 0; Metazoa - 8; Fungi - 2; Plants - 58; Viruses - 0; Other Eukaryotes - 0 (source: NCBI BLink).), with product MASYHVSHDSYQSPGPSPLYQPIIEAPPPPYPPTRTRYQDYYGGYGQPHPPPLRPYRSDHEYYGDGEYVGCFPFLRSCLTTLCCCWFVEQCCFRSRY from the exons ATGGCATCTTACCATGTTTCTCATGATTCATATCAATCACCAG GTCCTTCACCATTGTACCAACCGATAATAGAGGCTCCACCGCCACCGTATCCACCAACCCGAACGAGGTATCAAGATTACTACGGTGGCTACGGTCAGCCGCATCCACCACCTCTACGTCCATATAGATCAGATCATGAATACTATGGAGACGGAGAATATGTTGGTTGCTTTCCGTTTCTCAGAAGCTG TTTGACGACGCTATGTTGTTGCTGGTTCGTGGAACAGTGCTGCTTTCGAAGTCGTTATTAA
- a CDS encoding ATP-dependent RNA helicase (unknown protein; INVOLVED IN: biological_process unknown; LOCATED IN: cellular_component unknown; BEST Arabidopsis thaliana protein match is: unknown protein (TAIR:AT1G28070.1).) yields MKAPNMETITESLEKSMMNCSLNDRRRRVVGDGFGRSSSNEHMTPISDRTLELNSHLSLPCHWEQCLDLKVKLITTETSNSCRFRTGEIYYINWKNGMRVKEDPRKVMNADPDSGDSYGTVCSEEDSSYYDSEESSSESSPSSRENHKEEEEEEEEEEEEEEDVLVVAGCKACFMYFMVPKLVEDCPKCAAQLLHFDRPHSASS; encoded by the exons atgaaagcACCCAACATGGAGACGATAACGGAGTCTCTAGAGAAATCGATGATGAATTGTTCTCTGAATGATCGGAGAAGAAGGGTCGTCGGAGATGGGTTTGGGAGATCGTCGAGCAACGAACACATGACTCCGATCTCAGATAGAACATTGGAGCTCAATTCTCACTTATCTCTTCCTTGTCACTGGGAACAGTGTCTTGATCTTAAG GTTAAACTAATCACTACAGAAACTTCGAACTCGTGTCGTTTTCGT acaGGAGAGATTTACTACATAAACTGGAAAAACGGAATGAGAGTGAAAGAGGATCCAAGGAAAGTGATGAATGCAGATCCTGACAGTGGAGACTCATATGGAACCGTGTGTTCAGAAGAAGATAGCTCATATTACGACAGCGAAGAGTCTTCATCAGAGTCATCTCCATCATCAAGAGAGAatcataaagaagaagaagaagaagaagaagaggaggaagaagaagaagaagatgtgcTAGTGGTTGCTGGTTGCAAAGCTTGTTTCATGTACTTCATGGTTCCTAAGCTTGTTGAGGACTGTCCTAAATGTGCAGCACAGCTTCTTCACTTTGATCGACCTCATTCTGCATCTTCTTGA
- a CDS encoding ATP-dependent RNA helicase (CONTAINS InterPro DOMAIN/s: WW/Rsp5/WWP (InterPro:IPR001202); BEST Arabidopsis thaliana protein match is: unknown protein (TAIR:AT1G28070.1); Has 3898 Blast hits to 1138 proteins in 179 species: Archae - 0; Bacteria - 40; Metazoa - 2353; Fungi - 242; Plants - 298; Viruses - 92; Other Eukaryotes - 873 (source: NCBI BLink).), translating to MKAPNMETITESLEKSMMNCSLNDRRRRVVGDGFGRSSSNEHMTPISDRTLELNSHLSLPCHWEQCLDLKTGEIYYINWKNGMRVKEDPRKVMNADPDSGDSYGTVCSEEDSSYYDSEESSSESSPSSRENHKEEEEEEEEEEEEEEDVLVVAGCKACFMYFMVPKLVEDCPKCAAQLLHFDRPHSASS from the exons atgaaagcACCCAACATGGAGACGATAACGGAGTCTCTAGAGAAATCGATGATGAATTGTTCTCTGAATGATCGGAGAAGAAGGGTCGTCGGAGATGGGTTTGGGAGATCGTCGAGCAACGAACACATGACTCCGATCTCAGATAGAACATTGGAGCTCAATTCTCACTTATCTCTTCCTTGTCACTGGGAACAGTGTCTTGATCTTAAG acaGGAGAGATTTACTACATAAACTGGAAAAACGGAATGAGAGTGAAAGAGGATCCAAGGAAAGTGATGAATGCAGATCCTGACAGTGGAGACTCATATGGAACCGTGTGTTCAGAAGAAGATAGCTCATATTACGACAGCGAAGAGTCTTCATCAGAGTCATCTCCATCATCAAGAGAGAatcataaagaagaagaagaagaagaagaagaggaggaagaagaagaagaagatgtgcTAGTGGTTGCTGGTTGCAAAGCTTGTTTCATGTACTTCATGGTTCCTAAGCTTGTTGAGGACTGTCCTAAATGTGCAGCACAGCTTCTTCACTTTGATCGACCTCATTCTGCATCTTCTTGA
- a CDS encoding hydroxyproline-rich glycoprotein family protein — MELLPFRNVYEGMLTRQREKGRSKGGKGETFSPQQLQEAHDDYENETTLFVFRLKSLKQGQTRSLLTQAARHHAAQLCFFKKALSSLEEVDPHVQMVTESQHIDYHFSGLEDDDGDDEIENNENDGSEVHDDGELSFEYRVNDKDQDADSSAGGSSELGNSDITFPQIGGPYTAQENEEGNYRKSHSFRRDVRAVSQSAPLFPENRTTPPSEKLLRMRSTLTRKFNTYALPTPVETTRSPSSTTSPGHKNVGSSNPTKAITKQIWYSSPLETRGPAKVSSRSMVALKEQVLRESNKNTSRLPPPLADGLLFSRLGTLKRRSFSGPLTSKPLPNKPLSTTSHLYSGPIPRNPVSKLPKVSSSPTASPTFVSTPKISELHELPRPPPRSSTKSSRELGYSAPLVSRSQLLSKPLITNSASPLPIPPAITRSFSIPTSNLRASDLDMSKTSLGTKKLGTPSPPLTPMSLIHPPPQALPERADHLMMSKQERRI; from the exons atGGAACTCTTACCTTTCAGGAATGTTTATGAAGGCATGCTTAcaagacaaagagagaaagggaGATCAAAGGGTGGGAAAGGAGAAACTTTTTCGCCACAGCAACTACAAGAAGCTCATGATGATTATGAAAACGAGACgactttatttgttttccgTTTAAAATCCCTGAAACAAGGGCAAACACGTAGTCTTTTGACTCAGGCAGCAAGGCACCATGCAGCACAG TTATGCTTCTTCAAGAAGGCTCTTAGTTCCCTTGAAGAAGTGGACCCACATGTACAGATGGTAACCGAGTCACAGCATATTGATTACCATTTCAGCGGATTAGAAGATGATGACGGGgatgatgaaattgaaaacaatgAGAACGATGGTTCTGAGGTGCATGATGATGGAGAGTTGAGTTTTGAATATAGAGTTAATGACAAGGACCAAGATGCGGATTCTTCAGCTGGTGGCTCCTCAGAG TTGGGTAACTCAGACATCACATTTCCACAAATTGGAGGACCATATACTGCACAG GAAAATGAGGAAGGAAATTACAGAAAATCTCATTCGTTTAGGAGAGATGTAAGGGCAGTGAGCCAATCAGCACCACTTTTTCCCGAGAACCGCACAACTCCTCCTTCAGAAAAGCTGTTACGGATGCGATCAACTCTGACACGGAAATTCAACACTTATGCATTGCCAACTCCTGTGGAAACAACGAGAAGTCCCTCATCTACTACAAGTCCAGGTCACAAAAACGTGGGGTCATCTAATCCTACAAAGGCAATTACAAAGCAGATTTGGTATTCATCCCCACTTGAAACTCGCGGACCTGCAAAGGTTTCCTCAAGATCAATGGTAGCCTTGAAAGAACAAGTCCTGAGAGAGAGTAACAAGAATACATCTCGGTTGCCTCCGCCTTTAGCAGATGGACTCTTGTTCTCTCGTCTCGGTACACTCAAGAGACGATCCTTCTCTGGTCCACTGACAAGTAAACCGTTACCGAACAAGCCTCTCTCTACAACATCTCACTTATACTCTGGTCCGATCCCAAGGAATCCAGTTTCTAAATTGCCAAAAGTGTCATCATCTCCAACTGCTTCCCCTACATTTGTCTCAACCCCAAAAATAAGTGAGCTCCATGAGCTTCCTAGACCACCACCAAGAAGCTCTACTAAGTCCTCTAGGGAATTGGGATATTCAGCTCCCTTGGTTTCGAGGAGCCAATTGCTTAGTAAACCTCTTATTACAAATTCAGCTTCTCCTCTTCCTATACCACCTGCAATCACTCGTAGCTTCTCTATACCTACTAGCAACCTTAGAGCATCAGATTTAGATATGTCTAAGACAAGTCTGGGCACTAAAAAGTTAGGCACTCCCTCGCCTCCTTTAACCCCAATGTCATTGATCCATCCACCGCCACAGGCTCTTCCCGAACGTGCAGACCACCTAATGATGTCCAAACAAGAG AGGAGGATTTAA